A part of Setaria viridis chromosome 8, Setaria_viridis_v4.0, whole genome shotgun sequence genomic DNA contains:
- the LOC117833522 gene encoding HVA22-like protein e, whose translation MGKLWTILTHLHSLAGPTVMLLYPLYASVQAMESPSKLDDEQWLAYWILYSFITLMEMVLESLIYWIPIWYELKLLFIAWLVLPNFRGAAFIYDKFVREQLRKHGLTAGGGSSGKSKKDDKSSPSSSPKDKEKPKSKFLAFVTPKKDHEAY comes from the exons ATGGGCAAGCTCTGGACGATCCTCACTCACCTCCACTCCCTTGCAGG GCCAACGGTGATGCTCCTGTACCCCCTGTATGCGTCGGTGCAGGCGATGGAGAGCCCGTCGAAGCTGGACGACGAGCAGTGGCTCGCCTACTGGATCCTCTACTCCTTCATCACGCTCATGGAGATGGTCCTCGAGTCCCTCATCTACTG GATCCCGATTTGGTACGAGCTGAAGCTGCTGTTCATCGCGTGGCTGGTGCTCCCCAACTTCAGGGGCGCGGCCTTCATCTACGACAAGTTCGTCAGGGAGCAGCTCCGGAAGCACGgcctcaccgccggcggcggctccagcgGCAAGAGCAAGAAGGATGACAAGTCGTCGCCATCCTCTTCTCCAAAGGACAAGGAGAAGCCCAAGAGCAAGTTCCTCGCCTTCGTCACCCCCAAGAAG GACCATGAAGCTTACTGA
- the LOC117834044 gene encoding HVA22-like protein d → MESSSKLDDEQWLAYWILYSFITLMEMVLQSLIYWIPILYELKLLFMAWLVLPNFRGAAFIYNMFVREQVKKHNGILAATDADGVSNNVSADKDKITLISPKEKKAKRRLLSMVIPKKLRF, encoded by the exons ATGGAGAGCTCGTCGAAGCTCGACGACGAGCAGTGGCTGGCCTACTGGATCCTTTACTCATTCATCACGCTCATGGAGATGGTCTTGCAGTCCCTAATCTACTG GATTCCTATCTTGTATGAGCTGAAGCTGCTGTTCATGGCCTGGTTGGTGCTCCCAAACTTCAGGGGAGCTGCATTTATCTATAACATGTTTGTGAGAGAGCAAGTGAAGAAGCATAATGGCATACTGGCTGCAACTGATGCTGATGGCGTTAGCAACAACGTCAGTGCTGACAAGGACAAGATCACTTTGATTTCTCCGAAAGAGAAAAAAGCCAAGAGGAGGCTACTTTCCATGGTCATTCCCAAGAAGCTCAGGTTTTGA